The genomic stretch CAGCCGCAAGCCAAGCTCCGAGCTTTCCTCGTCCTCGGTGGGGTGGGAATTGCGCGAGCTGGTGTTGAAGCACCAAACCACATCTGTCACACCCGATCAATTTGCCCAAACAGCCAAGGCGGACCCAGGAAAACCGCGTGAATCCGTGTCTCACGAAGCTCCGACAATCCTCCAGGCGACGGCTCCCCAGGCGCGGGTCTGTCACCTGCAGGAGCGCGTCTCCCGCGCGCATCCCTGGACCTGGTTCCTGCGAAAGCTCTGGCCCAGCTTGGTCCTGACGGCTGTTCTCGGCACGGTTGTGATCACCCTTGGATTGTGGTCGCAGGAGAATTCCGGCCTTTATATCCTGCTTGGATTGGGGGCGGGGATTCTGGGATCCATTGTCTCCGTCTGGTCGAGGAGACGAGAATCCGCCGGTGCTTATCTCCAAGTCAATGGCAGCCAAATCGAATGGCAGTGGAACGGGAAGAAGGTCGTGCGCGAGGTCGGTCAGCTGGAACGGCTGGAACTGCGCGCCGCAAATCGTAGCTGGATCAGTCCACGGAGCTCAACTCCGGAAACAGTGATCCTGTGCATCGGGGGTGAGCGCCTTTTACTAGTGGATGGGGAGCCGGGTTACACGGAGATGCGGGATCTGTTGCTGCTCTGGATTGGCTCTTCGCTGGAGAATCCGGAGGCCTTCATCGTTCGGCTGCCGGGATTGGAGAACCTCTAGGAAAACGGCTGTCCCGGAACAATCCACAACTTTCCGCCCAGGCCCAGCTACTGGGTTGATCCGCCACCCACCTCCGCGAACTCCTGCAGCAGGCGGGCCTGTTCGGCGGTCTGGCAGCTGGGACAGTAGCTGTGGGAGAAGTCCACGTCCCAGTAATTCTTGAAGTAGCTCTCCAGCGGCAGCCAGCGGTCCTTCTCGGGGCGGATTTTCTTGCAGACGCTGCAAATGGGCAGGAAGGACTGGATGTCCGTCAGGTCGCTGATGTTGTCGATCACCAGCAGCACGCGGGGCTGGCCGTCGTAGGTGATGGGCGTGGCCGTCACCAGGGCGAAGATCTCGCGGATCCCATCCGTCGTCTTCAGCTCCATCCGGGCGCGGCGCCGGGCCACGTGGGTGCCGTGCCGGGCCTCCTGCACCGAAGTGCGCACCACGCAGCGCTGGCAGTGGACCGAGTGACCGCAGCCCGCGGGCGTCTCCAGCGAGTGCAGGCAGTGCATGGCGTCGCCGCTGCGCTTCAGGCGGAATGTCTCGGGTCCGCCGTCCAGCACGGCGGCCGCGGCCTGGTTGCAGTCCAGGATTCGCACGTCGTCGTCCACCACCATCAGCATGGCGGGCATGGCATCCAGCACGGCGCGCAGGCTGCCCACATCCACTGAGTTGATCATTGCGTCCTCCCCGCCCCCTGGCCGCTGACAGCTTGCTCTGAACTGCAGATCAGGCACGGAGTTACTTGCCTGACCTGCCCATTTCCCATCATCGGCTGCCCAGCCCGCTGGCTGAAGGGCTGGGACCATTACTGAACCGAATTCTGGAATGATCTTCAGCTGGTTCGCGAAGCGGGCTGTCTGGCGGAGACCGAGTCTCCAAGTTGATGACGAGGAAAGAGCGGATGAATGGTCAATATGCTGGCCATTGTCGGTGATAATGGTTAATCTATTGGCCATGGCACCCAAATCCACCACTCCCCTGCCGGCCCAGCGCCGTGCGCTTCAAGCCCTTGGCGGGCGCCTGCGCCAAGCCCGGCTGCGCCGTCGTCTCACCGCCCAGCAGGTGGCGGAGCGCGCCGGCATGTCGCGCACCACCCTGCGGGCCCTGGAGCGGGGCGAAACCAGCGTCAGCCTGGGCGCGTGCTTGAACGTCCTGCACGTGTTGGGGCTGGACGGCGATTTGGCCCGCGTGGCCCTGGACGAGGAACTGGGACGCCGCCTGCAGGACGCGGAGCTGCGTCAGCGGGCGCGGCAGGTTTCCTCGTCTGGCGGAGTCCGCCCGGGTGAGGATAGACCATGAGCACGCTGCGAACCGTGGAAGTCTGGGCGGACTGGGCGGACTTGGGTGGCGCCCGTCGCCTGGGCGTGCTGCATGTGGAGCCGGTTCGCGGCCGTGAATTGCATTCCTTCGAATACGACAGCGCTTGGTTGGCAGGCCGGACAGCCCAGGCCTTCGATCCGGGCCTGGTGCTGGATCCGCGGCTGGGGCAGTTCGCTGGCCGACAATTCCCGCCGGCGGACACCGGAAACTTTGGCGCCTTGCTTGATTCCGCCCCCGATCGCTGGGGCCGCGTCTTGATGGACCGTCGGGAAGCGCTGCGGGCATGTTCCGAGGGTCGGCCCGTCCGGGCATTGCGGGAGATTGACTACCTGTTGGGTGTCCATGATGCCCAGCGACTGGGCGGTCTGCGCTTCAAGCT from Candidatus Delongbacteria bacterium encodes the following:
- a CDS encoding PAS domain-containing protein; the protein is MINSVDVGSLRAVLDAMPAMLMVVDDDVRILDCNQAAAAVLDGGPETFRLKRSGDAMHCLHSLETPAGCGHSVHCQRCVVRTSVQEARHGTHVARRRARMELKTTDGIREIFALVTATPITYDGQPRVLLVIDNISDLTDIQSFLPICSVCKKIRPEKDRWLPLESYFKNYWDVDFSHSYCPSCQTAEQARLLQEFAEVGGGSTQ
- a CDS encoding helix-turn-helix transcriptional regulator — translated: MAPKSTTPLPAQRRALQALGGRLRQARLRRRLTAQQVAERAGMSRTTLRALERGETSVSLGACLNVLHVLGLDGDLARVALDEELGRRLQDAELRQRARQVSSSGGVRPGEDRP